Part of the Vigna unguiculata cultivar IT97K-499-35 chromosome 3, ASM411807v1, whole genome shotgun sequence genome, ACAGGCCTATATCTGTCGCGATTGCGGGTCaaccttcatttttttttctttctttttcgcGTTTACAGGGAGAGATATAcgataatttatataaattttgttgttgctGTTTTGATGATGCAATTTTATGGTATTGGTAATGCTATTGTTGTTGATTGATGCAGGTATATTTACAATGACAGAAATCCCTTTGAAAAGTTGCCGGATAACTACTTCTGCCCTGGTAATTGCtccttccattttttttcttctttccccTTACTAACAACTCACAACTGTATCTGACAAGAATTTTTGGATTAAAGTTAGGACAGTTTACAACAATTTTTGGGTACGTGTGGTGTACACAAGCTTATCACTTACtagatagaaaaaaataataataatcacttcTCTGTgaaaattaatgatttggagaaattatatgaaaaattttagATGAATTAATATacaagacatttttttttctgtattttaGGAGTAacatttctctctctctctctctcttttttcattTGATTTGCTGTCTTGAGGCatgtttttttgaattgaaatttccGAGTATTTTCCAACTACAATCCATATATAACCTTATTCACAAGAACCATTTTATCTTGTTCATATTCTTTATTCATACGCGAgttttgtaaaagaaatattaaaaaaatagttcaaaGTTATAGTATATCATAATTCAATAAGATTTGATCATATTAATACATTCTTCTACTCATTAATATCATGTGGTGataaagtcatttttttttctaaattttaaaaaatagagacAGTGCATCAAAATAAGTTCAATCTTGTTTTGCAATTGGAAACCAAGATTAAGCCCTTGATACCTCAATGAGTTAGCCTCTTTTGTAAATTGAAATGTTAGTGTTGTAGATTGATATTGGATGATAGAGAATCATGTTGAAATATTACCAAACATAATGTTAggtaaatatttatgtatttcttGTGTTGAGAAATTGACCCCATGTCTAAAATTGGTTTTGCAATgaaaaaactctttttttatGGATAATTTTCTTCAAAGTTAACCATTTtgcaaaatcaatttcataaatGCTCGACTCACACACTTCTGAAGAGATAGAAAAATGTGTTTATGGAATGGTTAACGGCTAGCCAGCTCCTGGTAAAAATTAGTAGAAGCAGAAAAAAACGAGTGGAAAGAAGTTGGTAAAAGTACATTATGATTGCCATAAATAAATAGTGTTTTGCAGTTTGTGGTGCTCCAAAACGAAGATTTAAGCCCTATGCACCAGCTGTGAGTAAAGATGCCAATAGCACAGCTGTTAGAAAAGCACGAAAAGCTGATCTGCAGAAAGATGAAGCAATTGGGTAAGCCATAAATCTTTATCTGTTTCTATGTCTCTCATTATACCTCCCACCATTATTTTGGCATTAACATCATGCAATAAATTTTGCACAGGAAAGCACTTCCTATTGCAGTTGTGGTGGGAATTGCAGTGCTTGCTGGATTATATTTCTATCTGAATAGCCAATACTAGGCTGAATGAATGTTTCATTGCAGTTTATGCCTTCCTTTTCTGTTCTTCATTATGTCAGAATGACCATACAATAAatgatacaattatttttacagaGAAGAATGTTCATATTTATCAACCCTGGCGGGTCAACGATGCAATGCAATGTTGTTAATAGAGGGGAGAATTGATTTATTTACTTTGTGCCATTAACCTGATGAGAATCATTTTgcaaaatttgtattttcaaCAATGTCTACCAGAGTTTTCCAAGAAAATGGTGTCAAGCTTTTCTTCTCTAAGGAATCTCTCGAACACACAGTCAAACCCTCGTGCTTGTAGCCAACACGAGCTTCTTTACAGCTGAATTAAGAACCGTGGTCTCAAAAcgttttcaaaattatacaaGGATTTGCGAGAATTCTGAACAATAAACAGTAAAAATCCTGCAGTTAATGACCGTCATAACTTTTCAGGATTTTTAAACGAACTAAGCGTGTGTTTGGTATCGCGTTCAAAACGTTCGAATAGATTCTGAGAAGAAAAACGTGAAACTTTTAATGTCGAAGCATTGTTTGACAGAACTCAAACCACGAATTATATCACCGCGTAGATGAAAGACTACGCACTTGTCTTAGATGCAAACAATCACGGTTAAGATGCTCTAAAAATAATCGAAGACTGTCTAAATTATTTCAAGAAATTATTGTACGTGCTGCAATAGATAAAGTGCAAACACCATTCTCACTCACGATTACTTAGCATAAGCAGAATGTGGCATCTCTCTCATTAACATTCCATGAGAAAAACCAGCAGAAGCAGCATCTTCAGATTCTAAGACGAACGCATTCGTTTTTTCCGATGTCTCGTTCTTCATCTCATCAAAACAATACACAGGAGCTTGCCAATGTTCATCCTCAAGCACTGCACCTACCTCAAATGTCATCACATGAGAAACCATCCCTGCAACCACCATAACAATACCCACGCAACAATTACtaatcatatataaattaaagaccaaaaaacataaatagaTATTAACGAGAATAACGATATTACAGAAAAGTAGTAGCATGATTGGTCAGAGAAATTTCTAAGCAAACACTTCTAGGccaaacaaatgaaaaataatgaaatcagTTTCTCCATTATCTAAATTAACTTGTTTACGAACTAATTTATACAAGTTATTTCCCGATCCTCCAAAAATCTGATTTTTAATCCATCAATAAGCTAATTTGGTTTTTAATTGATGAAGAGAAAAGGTGTATAGTGACTAACCGTCGAAGAAGATCCACTTGACGGGTCTTCGGGTGAGGACATCCTCGTAGTAGGTGATGAAGTCGACTTTCTCCCAGACGTTGCAGAGGAAGTTGTCGACAGACTCTTGGCCGAGGTAGTTAGCGCCGTCGAGCCAGCTAGGGCGGAGAATGCCGACATCGAAGTGCATGATTTTGCAGGTTTTGTCGAAGGGTTGGAGCGTATAGTAAAAGGAGGTTCCATTGTCCCATTCGAGGTCGTAGGTGAGAACGCCCAGCTGGTTTTGAACGATGTTGAAGTTGCGGCCATTGGGCCAGTCGTACCATAAGTCCGTCTTCCGGAGATTGCCGCTTCGGTTTATGAACAGCACCGAGTGAAACTGCTGCGGCCAATCAGCTGGCACTGGAATTGAATCATTCGCTGTTGTGAATAACAAATGTTGAAGAAAGAGAATTAAGAACAACGCGTTAATGGCTTCCGTTGCAGAGGCCATTGCAAATGCAGGGAAAGCTGTGAAGGGAAAGAAGATAAGGAATGTGGTGTGACATTGACCGTTGTACAGTCAgcgaaaaaagataaaaaaaaagttataaattgtAATCGTTTACCTGAATAATTGAACGAGTCAATACATGACTATAAAAATGGAAATGGTTGTTAAGTTCCTTAATTTAAAACAGAGTGCttctgaacaaaaaaaaactattattattaagcATAAGTAACCTTTTTCCACTAAATTACATTAAACAATCCAAGATTTGTTTATCACAGTAGAATTAAATAGATTTGATTTCATGAAATCTTTCtttataatattaagagttcACATCCTGAAGAGTACATGCTTCACCGATGATATTTTAACTAACTACATTTCTAGCCAAATCAAACACCGATGATAACAAGCACCTTCAAATTAAAACAAGTTTTGCATCTTCACttttaactttcaaatttcCCAACTATATTAATGAATCCGTAGTTGTAGCAATGAAACCGTTCTTTTAACAGTGTAGCTCATTTGATTGTTCTCAATAGAAGAAACCAGTTCAATATTCATGTAGTAACGTTGACATATGAAGAGGATGAAAGAGTTCAAAAAATATCGAACAAAGATACAATTTCACTCTTaccaaacatattttaaaacgATACACAATTAAAACGGAAAATCCAGAATCAAGCATTTCAAGCCACAGTAAAATAAAATCACCCCTATTAGCTTATATCAAGCTTCCAGAAAGTCAACCACAATCCATTAGTTTTCATCCAACTTTCACTGTTCTCTAGTAGCTACTATATACCTTTATTTTGCAGTTACATAACcgtaaataatagtaaaatatacggtaaaaaatgttttttttttcattgctaCTGGTTCCCAGTAATGGGACCACCCCGAAATTTCTTGATATCATCCCAGCCTCTTACCCATGGTTGACCAGGTGTTGCTCTTGTTTCAGGAGCGGAATGAGTCTCAAGATTCTTCATAACTCCTTCTCGCACTGCAGTAAAGACCTGTGCAACAAACAACTTCCATGAGAATTCGTACCccgaagaaaaacaaaaatccaaCAAAGTAACCAAATTGGAACTTCAtcatttaaataacaaaataagacTAACTGGGTTGATGCTGATTGATTCCGGTGGTTGCTCTTGCCCAGATATCCACTTCCATAAATCTGGATTCTCCTGCAAACAGAAACAGGATTTTGAGGTCACCGAGGTGACACAGACTCAAAATCAACGTTTGCGTCTTTCAAACTTGACCAACAAGTAGTTATCAGAACAAAATCATCAAACAAACTACATTTATCATTAAACTTCCTTCTCAATTTACAGATTCAAGATCTAATTTGCTCATAAAAGTGTACAAATAAAGCAGTTACGTTTCAAAGGTGATAAATTAATCCTTCCTCTCCATCTTCTTTTAGAATAATCTCAAACATTAGCAACATGAGAATCACCACTCCATCCTTTATTACTATAAGAAGCCAcattttccatttaaattttCCACGCATTAAAAGGGGACACATCAAAGGTTAACAAGAAAACGAACCCGAATCAAATAAAGCAttgatacaataaaaaaattatcaatctTTGCATAATCGTAATTAAGTGAATGAAAGTCCATTTTCACACACGAAGAGGAAAAAGCCGCCAAAAAAATGCTTAAAACATGAGAAATTATTAGGTGTCCAGGACCACCACCTCTCTATGGTGCCACTAATGTTCATATACACATACTTAAACTTTACTGTTTACAAGAAACAACTAGTAAACACTTGATTATGTATCATATGAAAATCAGCAAGGACCATTTAATAATTTCTCCGAAAACGCCTAGGATCATGTTGTCAAGATAGGTTCTTTTAAATAGATAAGCATGTTACCTCCAAAGTACATGTAACTATAACCTATAcattatgtatattaaaaagaCTTAAGGTTTGAATTTCCAGATGGCATTATCACCGTACTAAcagattattttattaaatgtgtATTGTAAATCCATTACTTCTATTACAAATCCTATTAAGTTAGTAAGGGTGCATTCTATTGGgatttcaaaagatttaaaaaactTGCAAAAAAATGGCTTGTGATATTTAATCAGAAActttcaaacataaaaaaaatattagggtATACAATCAAAACTATCAAGATTTGTTTTAGATTACAACAAAATCAGTGGTATTCAATTGATATTTCAAGAGACTAGAAAAATATACGGTACTCCAAATCTCATAAATTTCAATGGATTATGTCATTGATTAAGTTTTTAAGGATTTTTTGTGAAACAATCCCTCGCCAAAACAATCCCTCGCCAAAACATGTGAGACTTTTTCACTAAACATAGCAGCAATAGAGTTCTCTCTTCCAATTCCAGAAGGTATTTCTACATTTAAGTAACTGTTTTCCATTATAGTTAACGAAATGAAAAGTATTAGGAATTAAACGGAAAACAGCAAATAAGAAGGAAAAATGTTTAAGAAATGAATGGAATGTTGACAACATATTGTTTGACAAGACTCCAGTAACAGTCTAACTGCTAGAAATAAAATTGTTGATCTGATCCAAGTGGAATATCAAGACCCCTAGTAATCTTCACAGAATCTCTCAATGAACACCAAAATAAAGCTAAGCAGTTTGATTGGCCAGTGTTAATAATGATGATCACCCTCATGACATGATGATAACTACGGTagtttttattgaaatatgGCAGTCCAAtcgaaataataataataatatataaagtggAAAAGAAAGTACCAAGTCAAGAACATGTACGAGAGCTCGAATGCGATTTTCATCCAATGAGTGAATATTGTCCTCCACCCATTTCCCGAGCACCAAATCGAGTTCCAGGAACCCTCGCTGCTTGCTTCTATACAATAGCCTAAGAGAATtgccaaaaaataataattaaaaaaaaatatgatcatTCATTATTAACACTCACTTTCGAGAAGTGACGAAAAAGAAAACGGAAGATTGAGAAGGGGAACCTGTTGAACAAGCGTCTTTTGCTTTCTTCGTTGGAAAGATCGATATTCAGAGATTGAGAGTGGGAATCGTTACCAGCGTGGGATGTGAAAGAGTGAAGCGAGAAAAGGATTTTAGGAAATGGGTTCTGAGATTTTGGGAAAGACAAGGAGTTGAGAAGGTTGGTTGTAAATCTTGTGATACGCAAAGAAGCCATGAGAAGGATTGGGTTGTTGTGTCGGTTGTGGGAAGCTTAGGAGGGTTTATGCGAAGGTGGAACCTTTCTGCTGCTACCGTGGCTCTCTTTCCTCCACATCCCACACCGCAAACCAAACGCATCAAACATTGTTGAAGTTTTTCTCTTAGATTACACAAAAAAAGAtgcttttaaataattataattaccatttttagtcttatttttatttaaagttcaagtatttaactaataaataaaataaat contains:
- the LOC114177808 gene encoding succinate dehydrogenase assembly factor 2, mitochondrial-like, whose product is MASLRITRFTTNLLNSLSFPKSQNPFPKILFSLHSFTSHAGNDSHSQSLNIDLSNEESKRRLFNRLLYRSKQRGFLELDLVLGKWVEDNIHSLDENRIRALVHVLDLENPDLWKWISGQEQPPESISINPVFTAVREGVMKNLETHSAPETRATPGQPWVRGWDDIKKFRGGPITGNQ
- the LOC114177807 gene encoding uncharacterized protein At4g14100-like, which encodes MASATEAINALFLILFLQHLLFTTANDSIPVPADWPQQFHSVLFINRSGNLRKTDLWYDWPNGRNFNIVQNQLGVLTYDLEWDNGTSFYYTLQPFDKTCKIMHFDVGILRPSWLDGANYLGQESVDNFLCNVWEKVDFITYYEDVLTRRPVKWIFFDGMVSHVMTFEVGAVLEDEHWQAPVYCFDEMKNETSEKTNAFVLESEDAASAGFSHGMLMREMPHSAYAK
- the LOC114177809 gene encoding uncharacterized protein LOC114177809; amino-acid sequence: MALQAPSLHCVPTVNGGLRRPSVSPFALKSSFFSGSLNLHLHPNHRHLTSAPPRISMRVASKQAYICRDCGYIYNDRNPFEKLPDNYFCPVCGAPKRRFKPYAPAVSKDANSTAVRKARKADLQKDEAIGKALPIAVVVGIAVLAGLYFYLNSQY